In Symphalangus syndactylus isolate Jambi chromosome 14, NHGRI_mSymSyn1-v2.1_pri, whole genome shotgun sequence, one DNA window encodes the following:
- the UBALD2 gene encoding UBA-like domain-containing protein 2 isoform X1 — protein sequence MSVNMDELRHQVMINQFVLAAGCAADQAKQLLQAAHWQFETALSTFFQETNIPNSHHHHQMMCTPSNTPATPPNFPDALAMFSKLRASEGLQSSNSPMTAAACSPPANFSPFWASSPPSHQVPWIPPSSPTTFHHLHRPQPTWPPGAQQGGAQQKAMAAMDGQR from the exons ATGTCGGTGAACATGGACGAGCTGCGGCACCAGGTCATGATCAACCAGTTCGTGCTGGCCGCGGGCTGCGCGGCCGACCAGGCGAAGCAGCTGCTGCAGGCGGCCCACTGGCAGTTCGAG ACCGCGCTGAGCACGTTCTTCCAAGAAACCAACATTCCcaacagccaccaccaccaccagatg ATGTGTACTCCCAGCAACACCCCTGCCACGCCGCCCAACTTCCCCGATGCGCTGGCCATGTTCTCCAAGCTCCGCGCCTCCGAGGGCCTGCAGAGCAGCAACAGCCCCATGACAGCCGCAGCCTGCTCCCCACCTGCAAACTTCAGCCCCTTCTGGGCCTCGTCCCCGCCCAGCCACCAGGTGCCCTGGATCCcgccctcctcccccaccacctTCCACCACCTCCACCGCCCACAGCCCACGTGGCCCCCAGGAGCACAGCAGGGGGGCGCCCAGCAGAAAGCCATGGCGGCCATGGACGGCCAGAGATGA
- the UBALD2 gene encoding UBA-like domain-containing protein 2 isoform X2, whose product MSVNMDELRHQTALSTFFQETNIPNSHHHHQMMCTPSNTPATPPNFPDALAMFSKLRASEGLQSSNSPMTAAACSPPANFSPFWASSPPSHQVPWIPPSSPTTFHHLHRPQPTWPPGAQQGGAQQKAMAAMDGQR is encoded by the exons ATGTCGGTGAACATGGACGAGCTGCGGCACCAG ACCGCGCTGAGCACGTTCTTCCAAGAAACCAACATTCCcaacagccaccaccaccaccagatg ATGTGTACTCCCAGCAACACCCCTGCCACGCCGCCCAACTTCCCCGATGCGCTGGCCATGTTCTCCAAGCTCCGCGCCTCCGAGGGCCTGCAGAGCAGCAACAGCCCCATGACAGCCGCAGCCTGCTCCCCACCTGCAAACTTCAGCCCCTTCTGGGCCTCGTCCCCGCCCAGCCACCAGGTGCCCTGGATCCcgccctcctcccccaccacctTCCACCACCTCCACCGCCCACAGCCCACGTGGCCCCCAGGAGCACAGCAGGGGGGCGCCCAGCAGAAAGCCATGGCGGCCATGGACGGCCAGAGATGA